In Arsenophonus sp. aPb, one DNA window encodes the following:
- a CDS encoding SpvB/TcaC N-terminal domain-containing protein, with translation MPDNPNNQDKLSIAPLSLPKGGGSLQGMGETIGTPGPDGMVHITLPLPISSGRGYAPSLSLNYNSGSGNSAFGLGWDIPLLTIRRQTSHGRPLYQLEDIFIGVDNEVLVVAVDQAGQPIRYQKDSWQNIKLTENYQITQYQSRIGTGSERIEYWQPVAVQSSQMPFWLIYSPDGQIHCLGKSANARIFDPKEQQHIAVWLLEESVSPNGEHILYQYQAENDAGTSEQERLQHPSATAQRYLTTVSYGNLSAYAPLYSLTDTIPSPTDWLFYLILDYGERSNQTDQAPEFLPQQQWSMRQDPFSRFEYGFEIRTRRLCQQVLMFHDLQQLQGLPHENRPPTLVRRLQLHYDQQAIVSQLIRCRQLAHDENNSLLLPPIEFDYQLFGPPPAQDWQPLIEFNSMKDQQQYYLVDLYGEGIAGILYEDNYAWYYRDPIRGQSQTDEITYSPPQQLPNIPTLLNGGSLMDINGDGRLEWFVNQINISGYYAQHPDRSWSDYIPLLAIPNELQNNQAQFADITGAGLADITLIGPKSVRFYANQRISFAAAVNCPQAPSVELPIIGRDERQLVAFSDLLGSGQQHLIRIRHNEVTCWPNLGQGLFGTPIQLSGFQQPSESFDPKQLYLADLDGSGTTDIIYLMSDHLLIYMNQSGNSFAAPFTISLPNSVAYDDTCQLWIADIQGLGVASLILSIPHMQQQHWRYDLASQKPYLLNRQNNNCGTDSSLYYRSSVQFWLDEKQQAIEQNKSYASHLPFPIQLLNKINQLDEITMSCFSQSVNYFHGMYDGIKREFRGFGRVDIVDSTEDATGNTDQRSMPSLLRQWFHIGNTNDEVSFSSEYWQGDKQAFPVGNTRFTQYQQGQDVPISSPDEQQKFWAYRSLKGSPLRSELYGLDHAADAENPYSVTYYRYQVRQIPAVTTAKTGLAMAPMSLEQWDYNYERIAEDPLFSQNVNLAFDDNGTLIHNVAINYPRRPSSIIPPSLWLPDGAFEQSYDPQQQLLRLSENQIRYHNLKTQEQWRLNIPDVQRTDMITLPASDVPSEGFSLESLLNPDGILSENTPREYAGQSKIYYLAGGENKLISVPTLQALVAFTEQAEFDQLSLAAFEPVLTEAEIEEYLTNAGYIKTEYLFPRPGEENKNIWVTRLNYSEYYGAEGFYCPYLQRHSLLTGATDYQWDTYYCVVLSTTDAAGYFTHADYDYRFLTPYRIIDINDNISYANFDAFGRVSSSRIWGTEEGQPAGFPPPDVVPFISPDSIDAALSMPSPQPVAQFYFYAPEAWMKPATKAIISIVTNSSYDYKQVIDEKGNINVIGYQRWLRNNKTSVDNTQFANDTERQPPYILTVTTDRYYPDVQQQQRQQINFIDGAGRSLQTALRVPAGDAYIVTKAGNLAKNKRGTAKQAPTSTRWAVTGRVEYDNKGLIVRQYQPFFSNSWHYIIDDSGRDDYFADTHYYDPLGREIRTVTAKGYERRQQYYPWCTVSEDENDTATDLTN, from the coding sequence ATGCCAGATAATCCAAATAATCAAGATAAATTATCTATTGCACCCCTTTCCTTACCGAAAGGTGGCGGAAGCTTACAAGGCATGGGAGAAACCATCGGCACACCAGGGCCTGATGGTATGGTGCATATTACGCTACCTTTACCTATTTCCAGTGGTCGCGGTTATGCGCCTTCATTGAGCTTAAATTATAACAGTGGCTCTGGTAATAGTGCCTTTGGTCTGGGATGGGATATCCCTTTACTCACTATTCGTCGTCAAACCAGTCACGGCCGGCCGCTTTATCAGCTAGAAGATATCTTTATTGGTGTAGATAATGAAGTATTAGTTGTCGCCGTTGATCAAGCAGGCCAACCTATCCGTTATCAAAAAGATAGCTGGCAAAATATAAAACTAACCGAAAACTATCAAATTACCCAATATCAATCACGCATTGGTACTGGCTCCGAACGGATCGAATACTGGCAACCCGTAGCGGTGCAATCCAGCCAAATGCCTTTCTGGTTGATCTACTCACCGGATGGGCAGATCCACTGCTTAGGTAAATCAGCTAATGCCAGAATTTTTGATCCTAAAGAACAGCAACACATTGCCGTATGGTTATTAGAAGAGTCAGTTTCACCTAACGGAGAGCACATTTTATATCAATATCAAGCGGAAAATGACGCAGGAACTTCTGAGCAGGAACGGCTCCAACATCCATCAGCCACGGCACAGCGATATTTAACGACGGTAAGTTACGGTAACCTGAGCGCCTATGCACCACTGTATAGTTTAACCGACACAATACCATCACCAACCGATTGGTTATTTTATCTAATATTGGATTATGGCGAGCGTAGTAATCAAACCGATCAAGCGCCTGAATTTCTGCCACAACAACAGTGGTCTATGCGGCAAGATCCTTTTTCACGTTTTGAATATGGTTTTGAAATTCGCACTCGTCGTCTATGCCAACAAGTATTAATGTTTCATGACCTGCAACAACTGCAAGGCTTACCTCACGAAAATAGACCACCAACACTGGTTCGTCGTTTACAGTTACATTATGATCAACAAGCCATCGTTAGCCAGTTAATCCGTTGCCGGCAACTGGCCCACGATGAAAATAATTCGCTATTGTTACCACCGATTGAATTTGATTATCAACTATTTGGTCCACCGCCCGCTCAAGATTGGCAACCCTTAATCGAATTTAATAGCATGAAAGATCAACAACAATACTATCTGGTTGATCTGTATGGTGAAGGCATTGCCGGTATTTTGTATGAAGATAATTATGCCTGGTACTATCGTGACCCGATACGTGGCCAATCACAAACCGATGAAATTACTTATTCGCCACCACAACAGTTACCTAATATACCCACCCTACTCAATGGTGGCTCTTTAATGGATATTAATGGTGATGGACGGCTGGAATGGTTTGTAAACCAAATCAATATTAGTGGTTATTATGCCCAACATCCAGATAGAAGCTGGAGTGATTATATTCCACTGCTGGCTATTCCTAACGAATTACAAAATAACCAAGCCCAATTTGCCGATATTACCGGTGCCGGATTAGCGGACATTACGTTAATTGGCCCTAAAAGTGTGCGTTTTTATGCCAATCAGCGGATAAGTTTTGCCGCTGCGGTCAATTGTCCACAAGCCCCGTCGGTAGAGTTACCAATTATTGGCAGAGATGAGCGCCAATTGGTCGCTTTTAGTGATCTATTAGGTTCCGGTCAGCAACATTTAATCCGTATTCGCCATAATGAAGTGACCTGCTGGCCTAACCTTGGCCAGGGTCTATTTGGTACCCCGATTCAGCTTAGCGGCTTTCAACAACCGTCAGAAAGCTTTGATCCAAAACAACTCTACTTAGCCGATCTAGATGGCTCCGGCACAACCGATATTATCTATCTAATGTCCGATCACCTGTTGATTTACATGAATCAGTCAGGCAATAGCTTCGCCGCACCGTTCACCATATCGCTACCTAACAGTGTGGCCTATGATGATACCTGTCAGTTGTGGATTGCTGATATTCAAGGCTTAGGCGTCGCCAGTTTGATCTTGAGCATACCGCATATGCAACAACAGCACTGGCGTTATGATTTAGCTAGTCAAAAACCTTACCTACTTAATCGGCAAAATAATAATTGTGGTACCGATAGCAGTCTTTATTATCGCAGTTCCGTCCAATTTTGGTTGGATGAAAAACAACAAGCAATCGAACAAAATAAAAGCTATGCCAGTCACCTGCCGTTCCCCATTCAACTGCTCAATAAGATTAACCAGCTTGATGAAATTACCATGAGTTGTTTTAGCCAAAGTGTTAATTATTTTCATGGTATGTATGATGGTATAAAGCGCGAATTTCGTGGTTTTGGTCGCGTCGATATTGTCGATTCAACCGAAGACGCAACCGGCAATACCGATCAACGTAGCATGCCATCACTTTTACGCCAATGGTTTCATATCGGTAATACTAATGATGAAGTGTCTTTCAGTAGCGAATATTGGCAAGGGGATAAACAGGCGTTTCCAGTCGGTAATACCCGCTTCACCCAATATCAACAAGGTCAGGATGTTCCGATAAGCTCGCCTGATGAACAGCAAAAATTCTGGGCTTATCGATCATTAAAAGGTAGTCCATTACGCAGTGAACTTTATGGTTTAGATCATGCCGCTGACGCCGAAAATCCTTACAGCGTTACCTATTACCGTTATCAAGTTAGGCAAATTCCTGCTGTCACAACTGCCAAAACTGGCTTAGCAATGGCACCAATGTCTTTGGAACAATGGGATTACAATTATGAACGTATTGCAGAAGATCCACTCTTTAGCCAAAACGTTAATCTTGCTTTTGATGACAACGGCACCTTAATCCATAATGTTGCCATCAATTATCCTCGTCGACCAAGCAGTATAATACCCCCTTCGCTCTGGTTGCCAGACGGTGCCTTTGAACAGAGTTATGATCCGCAACAACAACTATTACGCCTTAGTGAAAATCAAATCCGCTATCACAATTTAAAAACCCAAGAACAATGGCGGTTAAATATTCCAGATGTGCAACGGACAGATATGATCACTTTGCCAGCCAGTGATGTGCCCTCTGAAGGATTTTCGCTAGAATCACTATTAAATCCCGATGGTATATTGAGTGAAAATACCCCTCGCGAGTATGCCGGACAAAGTAAAATTTACTACCTCGCGGGTGGAGAAAATAAACTAATATCGGTTCCTACCCTTCAGGCTTTAGTTGCCTTTACTGAACAAGCCGAGTTTGATCAACTAAGTTTAGCAGCATTTGAGCCGGTACTCACCGAGGCAGAAATTGAAGAATATCTAACCAATGCAGGATATATCAAAACCGAATACCTATTCCCACGTCCAGGAGAAGAAAATAAAAATATTTGGGTAACACGACTTAACTATAGTGAATATTATGGTGCAGAAGGATTTTATTGCCCTTATCTTCAACGACATTCATTATTAACCGGCGCAACCGATTATCAATGGGATACCTATTACTGTGTCGTGTTGAGTACCACTGATGCTGCCGGCTACTTTACACATGCGGATTATGATTACCGTTTTCTTACCCCTTATCGCATAATTGATATTAATGATAATATCAGTTATGCCAATTTTGATGCCTTTGGTCGCGTCTCTTCCAGTCGAATTTGGGGCACAGAAGAAGGACAGCCGGCGGGATTTCCGCCACCGGATGTCGTTCCTTTTATTTCGCCTGACTCAATCGATGCCGCATTGTCTATGCCATCACCCCAACCTGTCGCCCAATTTTACTTCTATGCGCCAGAAGCATGGATGAAACCGGCAACAAAAGCGATCATCTCAATAGTGACAAATTCATCCTATGACTATAAGCAAGTTATTGATGAAAAAGGTAATATCAATGTTATTGGTTATCAACGCTGGTTACGTAATAACAAAACGTCGGTAGATAACACTCAGTTTGCAAATGATACTGAAAGGCAACCTCCCTATATTTTAACTGTCACCACTGATCGTTATTATCCTGATGTTCAACAGCAGCAACGACAACAAATTAACTTTATTGATGGCGCCGGCCGCTCGCTACAAACAGCACTAAGGGTTCCCGCAGGTGATGCTTACATCGTCACAAAAGCTGGCAATTTAGCCAAAAATAAACGTGGTACAGCAAAACAAGCGCCTACCAGCACCCGATGGGCAGTCACCGGCCGGGTAGAATATGATAATAAGGGGTTAATTGTTCGCCAATATCAACCTTTTTTTAGCAATAGCTGGCATTATATTATTGATGATAGCGGCCGTGATGACTACTTTGCTGACACTCACTATTACGATCCGTTAGGGCGGGAAATACGAACGGTTACCGCTAAGGGCTATGAGCGACGCCAACAATATTATCCCTGGTGCACTGTCAGTGAAGATGAAAATGATACTGCCACCGATTTAACAAATTAG
- the yfcD gene encoding NUDIX hydrolase YfcD, giving the protein MGQVISEVVDAEWIDIVDDKNKVIAQATRQQMRAENLRHRAAYIIVHDGMGKILVQRRTKTKDIYPGLLDATAGGVVTRGEGMLAAARREAEEELGIADVPFAEHGLFYYETPKCRVWGGLFSCVSHGPFALQEAEVQSVFWLTPEEINARSHEFTPDSLKAVSLWLARNNNELQKTKLCQKVD; this is encoded by the coding sequence ATGGGACAAGTAATAAGCGAAGTAGTTGATGCAGAATGGATTGATATTGTTGACGACAAAAATAAAGTAATTGCCCAGGCGACGCGCCAGCAGATGAGAGCAGAGAATTTGCGTCATCGAGCGGCCTATATTATTGTGCATGATGGGATGGGCAAAATTTTGGTTCAACGTCGTACCAAGACGAAAGATATTTATCCTGGTTTACTAGACGCAACCGCAGGTGGAGTGGTAACCCGTGGTGAAGGTATGCTGGCTGCGGCAAGGCGAGAAGCAGAAGAAGAGTTGGGAATTGCCGACGTACCTTTTGCTGAGCATGGACTTTTTTATTATGAAACCCCTAAATGTCGGGTATGGGGCGGCTTGTTTAGCTGTGTTAGTCATGGCCCTTTTGCTTTACAGGAAGCAGAAGTGCAATCGGTTTTTTGGTTGACGCCAGAAGAGATTAATGCACGTAGTCATGAATTTACGCCCGACTCACTGAAAGCCGTTTCACTTTGGTTAGCTCGCAATAATAATGAGTTGCAAAAGACTAAGTTGTGCCAGAAGGTTGATTAG
- the purF gene encoding amidophosphoribosyltransferase: MCGIVGIAGFTPVNQSIYDALTVLQHRGQDAAGIATIDENKQFRLRKSNGLVKDVFAARHMLRLRGKMGIGHVRYPTAGSSSASEAQPFYVNSPFGITLTHNGNLTNAHELRKTLFETARRHVNTSSDSEILLNVLAHELDQFAHFPLTAENIFTAIGAMHNKVRGAYACVAMIIGHGLVAFRDPFGIRPLVLGKRTLEGGQNEYMVASESVALDTLGFEFLRDVAPGEAIYITEQGQLFSRQCAENPQLTPCLFEFVYLARPDSFIDKISVNKARLRMGQKLGAKIARQWQDLDIDVVIPIPETSCDSALEIAYILGKPYRQGFVKNRYVGRTFIMPGQQERRKSVRRKLNVNRAEFRDKNVLLVDDSIVRGTTSEQIVELAREAGAKKVYFASASPEVRFPNVYGIDMPSANELIAHGREVDEIRQLIGADDLIFQDLSDLIAAVREENPDITTFESSVFNGIYVTKDIDQAYLDYLENLRKDDQLKEHNEIENLEIYNEG; the protein is encoded by the coding sequence CTACGTAAATCGAATGGCTTAGTAAAAGATGTGTTTGCTGCTCGCCATATGCTTCGTTTGCGGGGCAAAATGGGGATTGGCCATGTGCGTTATCCTACCGCGGGTAGCTCCAGCGCTTCCGAAGCACAACCTTTTTATGTTAATTCACCTTTTGGCATTACATTAACCCATAATGGTAATTTGACTAATGCACATGAATTAAGAAAAACGCTATTTGAAACGGCCCGTCGTCATGTAAATACTTCTTCTGATTCAGAAATCCTACTCAATGTCCTGGCTCACGAACTAGATCAATTTGCTCATTTTCCCCTGACAGCAGAAAACATTTTTACTGCTATTGGCGCAATGCATAACAAAGTTCGCGGTGCTTATGCTTGTGTTGCGATGATTATTGGGCATGGTTTAGTGGCTTTTCGTGATCCGTTTGGTATTCGCCCTTTGGTGCTTGGTAAGCGCACATTGGAAGGCGGCCAAAATGAGTATATGGTTGCTTCGGAAAGTGTCGCTTTAGATACCCTTGGTTTTGAATTTTTGCGTGATGTAGCACCAGGGGAAGCAATTTATATTACTGAACAGGGGCAACTTTTTTCCCGTCAATGTGCAGAAAATCCACAGCTAACCCCTTGTCTATTTGAGTTTGTCTATTTAGCTAGACCCGATTCTTTTATTGATAAAATATCGGTTAATAAAGCTCGTTTGCGGATGGGGCAAAAATTGGGTGCTAAAATTGCTCGCCAATGGCAGGATTTGGATATTGATGTTGTGATCCCGATCCCTGAAACTTCTTGTGATAGCGCGCTAGAAATCGCCTATATTTTGGGTAAACCTTATCGCCAAGGATTTGTTAAAAATCGTTATGTGGGGCGCACTTTTATCATGCCGGGGCAGCAAGAGCGACGTAAGTCGGTACGTCGTAAGCTAAATGTTAATCGAGCAGAATTCCGCGATAAAAATGTTTTATTGGTCGATGATTCTATTGTGCGCGGAACAACTTCTGAACAGATTGTTGAGTTAGCACGCGAAGCAGGAGCAAAAAAGGTCTATTTTGCTTCGGCATCACCAGAAGTTCGTTTTCCCAATGTGTATGGTATTGATATGCCGTCAGCCAATGAGTTGATTGCCCATGGGCGTGAAGTGGATGAAATTCGTCAACTTATTGGTGCGGATGATTTAATTTTCCAGGATCTTTCGGATTTAATTGCTGCTGTTAGAGAGGAAAATCCAGATATTACCACTTTTGAAAGTTCGGTCTTTAATGGTATTTATGTCACTAAAGATATTGATCAAGCTTATCTGGATTATCTGGAAAATCTCCGTAAGGATGATCAGTTAAAAGAACATAATGAAATCGAAAATTTAGAAATTTACAACGAAGGCTAA
- a CDS encoding TIGR01777 family oxidoreductase, producing MRIFITGSTGLIGSRLVQQLVIHSHTITVLSRSCQKVYTLFGRHVDCLTNLNEIDNLDGFDAIINLAGEPIANKPWTKEQKIILCESRWKMTERLSQLIKASKKPAKTFISGSAVGYYGDQGQAVVTESDMPHAEFTNQLCQKWESLALQAESDKTRVCLLRTGVVLAKEGGVLKKLLPIFKAGLGGPIGKGKQYIPWIHIDDVVNAIFYLLVTPALSGAFNITSPYPVHNDQFSAILAEVLNRPALIRTPEFVIKSIMGESAALMLSGQQAIPKRLEEAGFKFHYVDLKEALESLLLTSSEETIT from the coding sequence ATGCGGATTTTTATTACTGGCAGTACAGGTTTAATTGGCTCACGGCTGGTGCAACAGCTTGTTATACATTCACACACTATTACCGTCTTGAGCCGATCATGTCAAAAAGTTTACACCCTATTTGGTCGTCATGTTGATTGTCTGACAAACTTAAATGAGATTGATAATCTTGATGGCTTTGATGCTATTATTAACCTTGCCGGTGAGCCAATTGCAAATAAACCTTGGACTAAAGAACAAAAAATAATTCTGTGTGAAAGCCGCTGGAAAATGACAGAACGCTTAAGCCAACTGATTAAGGCTAGCAAAAAACCAGCAAAAACTTTTATTTCTGGCTCCGCAGTTGGCTATTATGGTGATCAGGGACAAGCCGTTGTCACTGAATCTGATATGCCGCATGCCGAATTCACCAACCAATTATGCCAAAAATGGGAATCCTTGGCATTACAAGCCGAAAGTGACAAAACACGCGTTTGTTTGTTACGAACCGGAGTCGTTCTGGCAAAAGAAGGCGGTGTGCTAAAGAAATTGTTACCGATATTTAAAGCCGGATTAGGCGGGCCAATAGGCAAAGGGAAACAGTATATTCCATGGATCCATATTGATGATGTGGTCAATGCTATCTTTTACCTACTTGTGACACCTGCATTATCTGGCGCATTTAATATTACTTCTCCTTATCCCGTTCATAATGACCAGTTCAGTGCCATCCTGGCTGAAGTTCTTAATCGCCCTGCACTGATTAGAACGCCAGAATTTGTTATTAAATCGATTATGGGAGAATCGGCCGCATTGATGTTAAGTGGACAGCAAGCTATACCAAAGCGGCTTGAAGAAGCTGGATTTAAATTTCACTATGTTGACTTAAAAGAAGCGTTAGAATCATTACTGCTAACTTCATCGGAAGAGACAATTACTTAG
- a CDS encoding UbiX family flavin prenyltransferase: MQKIIIGLTGASGAIYGIRLLEVLRSVADVETHLIVSSAAKQTLALETTYSLRDVQAMADVVYDNRDIAAAISSGSFITSGMIIMPCSIKTLSGIANSYNDTLIARAADVILKEKRKLILGVRETPLHLGHLRLMMNVIEIGAIIFPPMPAFYHQPETIQDIVDQTVNRVLDQYGITLPQTLFTRWQDAK; encoded by the coding sequence ATGCAGAAAATTATTATCGGACTAACAGGTGCCAGTGGTGCGATTTACGGTATTCGTTTACTCGAGGTTTTACGTTCTGTTGCTGATGTTGAAACCCATTTAATTGTTAGCTCGGCCGCCAAGCAGACGTTAGCATTGGAGACGACTTATAGCTTACGTGATGTTCAAGCAATGGCTGATGTTGTTTATGATAATAGGGATATTGCTGCGGCCATTTCTTCTGGCTCATTTATTACTTCCGGTATGATTATTATGCCGTGTTCAATAAAAACCTTATCTGGCATTGCTAATAGTTACAATGATACATTAATTGCGCGTGCGGCTGATGTGATTTTGAAAGAGAAACGTAAATTAATATTGGGTGTCAGAGAAACACCTTTACATCTAGGCCATTTGAGATTAATGATGAATGTTATAGAGATTGGTGCGATAATTTTTCCACCGATGCCGGCTTTTTATCATCAGCCAGAAACAATACAGGATATTGTCGATCAAACTGTCAATCGCGTATTAGATCAATATGGTATCACATTACCCCAAACGTTGTTTACTCGTTGGCAGGATGCTAAGTAA